From Endozoicomonas sp. 8E, the proteins below share one genomic window:
- the rpoB gene encoding DNA-directed RNA polymerase subunit beta, producing the protein MAYSYTEKKRIRKDFGKLPHVMNVPYLLAIQLDSYHKLLQSGKEPTAREDIGLHAAFKSVFPIVSYSGNAALEYVSYRLGTPAFDVKECQLRGVTYAVPLRVKVRLIIYDKDSANKAIKDIKEQEVYMGEIPLMTENGTFVINGTERVIVSQLHRSPGVFFDHDRGKTHSSGKLLYSARVIPYRGSWLDFEFDPKDMLYVRIDRRRKLPATILLRALGMSNEEILNYFFDTVDFSIGSENVSTEFAAERLRGEAASFDIKDGEGNVLVEQGRRVTARHIRQLKKANIEQLEAPVEYIFGKVLAKTVVDSATGEIIVDCNTEITLEVYEKLLAAGIKQVETLYINELDCGSYISDTLRSDTTTNRLEALVEIYRMMRPGEPPTQEAAETLFGNLFFSAERYDLSAVGRMKFNRRLGREEDIGSGVLDNADIVDVLKTLVDIRNGQGICDDIDHLGNRRVRSVGEMAENQFRVGLVRVERAVKERLSLAESEGLMPQDLINAKPVAAAIKEFFGSSQLSQFMDQNNPLSEVTHKRRVSALGPGGLTRERAGFEVRDVHPTHYGRVCPIETPEGPNIGLINSLATYARTNDYGFLESPYRRVVDGKVTDEIDYLSAIEEGEYVIAQASAKMDDSNNLTEELVNVRHRNEFTLMGPEKVQYMDVSTKQVVSVAASLIPFLEHDDANRALMGSNMQRQAVPTLRADKPLVGTGMERNVASDSGVCVVAQRGGVIDTVDAAKIVVRVNNDELQPGEAGVDIYNLTKYTRSNQNTCINQRSLVRAGETIARGDILADGPSVDMGELALGQNMRVAFMPWNGYNFEDSILISERVVQEDRFTTIHIQELTCVARDTKLGPEEITSDIPNVGESALNKLDEAGIVHVGAEVGAGDILVGKVTPKGETQLTPEEKLLRAIFGEKASDVKDTSLRVPTSVKGTVIDVQVFTRDGVEKDSRAQGIEKAALDEYRKDLNEEFRIVEEDTFDRLREALRGQPVDRGPGLSKGNTITDEFLNGLEHEQWFRLSMSDEALNEQLDLAKEQLKERRAQLDERFEDKKKKLQTGDDMAPGVLKIVKVYLAIKRRIQPGDKMAGRHGNKGVISIIMPVEDMPYDEEGNPVDIVLNPLGVPSRMNVGQVLETHLGAAARGLGHKINRMIESQKKVAEVREFLDQVYNGVGGGRVEELDKFTDEEVMELANNLRGGVPMATSVFDGAKESEVKELLRLADLSDTGQVRLHDGRTGDAFDRPVTVGYMYMLKLNHLVDDKMHARSTGSYSLVTQQPLGGKAQFGGQRFGEMEVWALEAYGAAYTLQEMLTVKSDDVTGRTKMYKNIVDGDHRMEAGMPESFNVLLKEIRSLGIDIELDTE; encoded by the coding sequence ATGGCATACTCGTATACAGAGAAAAAACGCATCCGCAAAGACTTCGGCAAACTGCCGCATGTCATGAATGTGCCCTATCTTCTGGCGATTCAGCTTGATTCTTATCACAAGCTGCTGCAGTCCGGAAAAGAGCCGACCGCACGTGAAGACATCGGTCTTCATGCTGCATTCAAATCCGTATTTCCAATCGTAAGCTACTCTGGAAATGCGGCGCTGGAATACGTGAGCTACAGGCTCGGTACTCCTGCGTTTGATGTCAAGGAATGTCAACTTCGTGGTGTAACTTACGCAGTACCTCTGCGTGTGAAAGTGCGCCTGATCATTTATGACAAAGATTCTGCCAACAAGGCAATCAAAGATATCAAGGAACAAGAAGTTTACATGGGCGAAATTCCGCTCATGACTGAGAACGGTACTTTTGTAATCAATGGTACTGAGCGTGTTATCGTATCTCAGCTTCATCGTTCTCCTGGTGTATTCTTTGACCACGACCGTGGTAAGACACACTCTTCAGGCAAGCTGCTGTACTCCGCCCGTGTCATTCCTTACCGTGGCTCATGGCTGGACTTCGAGTTCGATCCGAAGGACATGCTCTACGTGCGTATTGACCGTCGTCGTAAGCTGCCTGCTACGATCCTTCTGCGTGCCCTGGGCATGAGTAATGAAGAGATCCTGAATTACTTCTTCGATACTGTAGATTTCAGCATCGGTTCTGAAAATGTCAGTACCGAGTTTGCCGCCGAGCGTCTGCGTGGTGAAGCTGCAAGCTTTGACATTAAAGACGGTGAAGGTAATGTTCTGGTTGAACAGGGGCGTCGTGTTACTGCGCGTCACATCCGTCAGCTGAAAAAAGCCAATATTGAACAGCTGGAAGCTCCTGTTGAGTATATTTTCGGAAAGGTTTTGGCCAAAACCGTTGTAGATTCCGCGACCGGTGAGATCATTGTTGACTGCAACACAGAAATTACTCTGGAAGTATACGAAAAGCTGCTGGCAGCTGGTATCAAACAGGTTGAAACCCTGTACATCAATGAACTGGATTGCGGTTCATACATTTCCGACACGCTGCGCAGTGACACTACTACAAACCGTCTGGAAGCTCTGGTAGAAATCTACCGCATGATGCGTCCCGGCGAGCCACCCACTCAAGAAGCAGCAGAAACCCTGTTTGGTAACCTGTTCTTCTCTGCAGAGCGTTATGACCTCTCTGCAGTAGGTCGTATGAAATTCAACCGTCGTTTGGGTCGTGAAGAAGACATCGGTTCCGGTGTTCTGGACAACGCTGACATTGTTGATGTTCTGAAGACGCTGGTAGACATCAGAAATGGTCAGGGTATCTGTGACGATATCGACCATCTGGGTAACCGTCGCGTCCGTTCTGTGGGTGAAATGGCTGAAAACCAGTTCCGTGTCGGCCTGGTTCGTGTTGAGCGTGCCGTTAAGGAACGTCTGAGTCTGGCAGAGTCTGAAGGCCTGATGCCTCAGGATCTGATCAACGCCAAGCCTGTTGCAGCGGCTATCAAGGAATTCTTCGGTTCCAGCCAGCTGTCCCAGTTTATGGACCAGAACAACCCGCTGTCCGAGGTGACTCACAAGCGTCGTGTATCAGCACTCGGCCCAGGGGGTTTGACCCGTGAGCGTGCCGGTTTTGAAGTTCGGGACGTACATCCGACCCACTACGGTCGTGTATGCCCTATCGAAACGCCTGAAGGTCCGAACATCGGTCTGATTAACTCTCTGGCAACCTATGCCCGTACTAACGACTATGGTTTCCTGGAGTCGCCATACCGCAGAGTTGTGGATGGTAAAGTAACGGATGAGATCGATTACCTGTCTGCCATCGAAGAAGGTGAGTACGTTATCGCTCAGGCCTCTGCCAAGATGGACGACAGTAATAACCTGACGGAAGAACTGGTTAACGTTCGTCATCGTAACGAATTTACTCTGATGGGGCCTGAAAAAGTCCAGTACATGGACGTTTCGACCAAGCAGGTGGTTTCCGTTGCAGCATCCCTTATTCCATTCCTCGAGCACGACGATGCAAACCGCGCCTTGATGGGATCGAACATGCAACGTCAGGCCGTTCCAACCCTGCGGGCCGACAAGCCTCTGGTAGGTACCGGCATGGAGCGTAACGTAGCTTCTGACTCCGGTGTTTGTGTTGTTGCTCAACGTGGCGGTGTGATTGATACCGTTGACGCTGCCAAGATTGTTGTTCGTGTCAACAACGACGAGCTGCAGCCCGGTGAAGCCGGTGTCGATATCTACAACCTGACCAAGTATACCCGTTCTAACCAGAATACCTGTATCAACCAGCGTTCTCTGGTTCGTGCCGGTGAAACCATCGCCCGTGGTGATATTCTGGCTGACGGCCCATCTGTAGACATGGGTGAGCTGGCTCTGGGTCAGAACATGCGTGTAGCGTTCATGCCATGGAACGGTTACAACTTTGAGGACTCGATCCTTATTTCCGAGCGTGTCGTACAGGAAGACCGCTTCACCACGATCCATATTCAGGAACTGACCTGTGTCGCTCGTGACACCAAGCTGGGACCAGAAGAAATTACTTCTGATATTCCTAATGTCGGTGAGTCTGCGCTGAACAAACTGGATGAAGCCGGTATTGTTCATGTTGGTGCTGAAGTTGGTGCCGGTGACATTCTGGTCGGTAAGGTAACTCCTAAAGGCGAAACCCAGCTGACTCCGGAAGAAAAACTGCTGCGTGCGATCTTCGGTGAGAAGGCTTCCGACGTTAAAGATACTTCTTTGCGTGTGCCAACTTCTGTCAAGGGTACCGTTATCGACGTACAGGTATTCACCCGCGACGGCGTTGAAAAAGACAGTCGTGCCCAGGGCATCGAAAAGGCGGCTCTGGACGAATACCGCAAGGACTTGAACGAAGAGTTCCGTATCGTCGAAGAAGATACCTTCGACCGTTTGCGTGAAGCTCTGCGTGGTCAGCCTGTTGACCGTGGTCCTGGCCTGAGCAAGGGCAACACTATCACTGACGAGTTCCTCAATGGTCTGGAACACGAACAGTGGTTCCGTCTGTCCATGTCTGACGAAGCGCTGAATGAACAGCTGGATCTGGCTAAAGAACAGTTGAAAGAACGTCGTGCACAGCTCGACGAGCGCTTCGAAGACAAGAAGAAAAAGCTGCAGACCGGTGACGACATGGCGCCTGGCGTCCTGAAAATCGTCAAGGTTTACCTGGCTATCAAGCGTCGTATCCAGCCCGGTGACAAAATGGCGGGTCGTCACGGTAACAAGGGTGTTATCTCCATCATCATGCCTGTCGAAGACATGCCCTATGATGAAGAAGGTAATCCGGTTGATATCGTACTGAACCCTCTGGGTGTACCGTCTCGGATGAACGTAGGGCAGGTTCTGGAAACTCACCTGGGTGCCGCGGCGCGTGGTCTGGGTCACAAGATCAACCGCATGATCGAGTCCCAGAAGAAAGTCGCTGAAGTCCGTGAATTCCTGGATCAGGTATACAACGGAGTGGGTGGCGGACGTGTTGAGGAGCTGGACAAGTTCACTGACGAAGAAGTCATGGAGCTGGCCAACAACCTGCGCGGCGGTGTACCGATGGCTACTTCAGTATTCGATGGAGCCAAAGAGTCTGAAGTGAAGGAACTGCTGCGTCTGGCAGACCTGAGCGACACAGGTCAGGTAAGATTGCACGACGGCCGTACTGGCGATGCCTTTGACCGTCCTGTCACTGTGGGCTACATGTACATGCTGAAGCTCAACCACCTGGTTGATGATAAAATGCACGCACGTTCTACAGGTTCTTACTCTCTGGTTACCCAGCAACCGCTGGGTGGTAAGGCCCAGTTTGGTGGTCAGCGTTTCGGTGAGATGGAGGTATGGGCACTGGAAGCCTACGGTGCTGCCTACACCCTGCAGGAAATGCTGACTGTTAAGTCTGATGATGTGACCGGGCGTACCAAGATGTATAAAAACATTGTCGATGGTGATCATCGAATGGAAGCCGGAATGCCCGAATCCTTCAACGTGCTGTTGAAAGAGATTCGCTCTCTGGGTATCGACATTGAGCTGGACACCGAATAA
- the rplL gene encoding 50S ribosomal protein L7/L12 gives MALSKEDILNAIAEMSVMDVVELVEAMEEKFGVSAAAAVAAAPAAAGDAGAAAAEQTEFDVILTAAGDKKVNVIKVVRGATGLGLKEAKAVVDGAPAPLKEGVSKDEAEDLKKQLEEAGASVEVK, from the coding sequence ATGGCTCTGTCTAAAGAAGATATCCTGAATGCAATCGCTGAAATGTCCGTAATGGACGTTGTTGAGCTGGTTGAAGCTATGGAAGAGAAGTTCGGCGTTTCTGCTGCTGCTGCAGTTGCTGCTGCTCCTGCTGCTGCTGGCGACGCTGGCGCTGCTGCTGCCGAACAGACTGAATTTGACGTAATTCTGACTGCTGCTGGCGACAAGAAAGTAAACGTAATCAAGGTTGTTCGCGGCGCGACTGGCCTGGGTCTGAAAGAAGCTAAAGCTGTTGTAGACGGCGCTCCTGCTCCTCTGAAAGAAGGTGTGAGCAAGGATGAAGCTGAAGACCTGAAGAAGCAGCTGGAAGAAGCTGGCGCTTCCGTAGAAGTTAAGTAA
- the rplJ gene encoding 50S ribosomal protein L10, whose product MALGLEDKKAIVAEVSEAAQSALSAVIADYRGLTVDQMTQLRKQAREGNVYLKVVRNTLARRAVEGTDFECLQDSLVGPTVLAFSQEDPGAAARLIKDFAKENDALEVKALSISGQLLGAEQIDVLAKMPTLDQARAMLMSVMIAPVTKLARTLNEFPSSITRVMAAVADEKKKAA is encoded by the coding sequence ATGGCGTTAGGACTCGAAGACAAGAAGGCGATTGTCGCCGAAGTCAGCGAGGCTGCACAAAGCGCTCTGTCGGCTGTAATCGCGGACTACCGTGGTCTCACGGTTGACCAGATGACTCAACTGCGTAAGCAGGCTCGTGAAGGTAACGTATACCTGAAGGTTGTACGTAATACCCTGGCCAGGCGCGCTGTTGAAGGTACTGATTTTGAGTGCCTGCAAGATTCTCTGGTTGGTCCAACTGTGCTGGCCTTCTCTCAGGAAGATCCGGGCGCTGCCGCGCGTCTGATTAAGGACTTCGCTAAAGAGAACGATGCTCTGGAAGTTAAGGCTCTGTCCATCTCTGGACAGCTTCTGGGCGCAGAACAGATTGATGTTCTGGCCAAGATGCCTACTCTGGATCAGGCTCGCGCGATGCTGATGAGTGTAATGATTGCACCTGTAACCAAGCTGGCAAGAACTCTGAACGAGTTCCCAAGCAGCATTACACGTGTAATGGCAGCTGTTGCAGACGAGAAAAAGAAAGCCGCTTAA
- the rplA gene encoding 50S ribosomal protein L1: MAKMTKRAKMIAEKVVAEKAYSFEEAANVLKEVSSVKFKESVEISVNLGVDPRKSDQVVRGSTVLPAGTGKDVRVAVFTQGANAEAAKEAGAEIVGMDDLAAQVKAGEMNFDVVIASPDAMRVVGQLGQILGPRGLMPNPKVGTVTPNVAEAVKNAKAGQVRFRTDKNGIIHAGIGKIDFEAGSLQENAEALLAELKKLKPSSSKGVYMKKVTLSSTMGPGLTIDMSSLNI, encoded by the coding sequence ATGGCTAAGATGACCAAGCGCGCCAAGATGATTGCTGAGAAGGTTGTAGCTGAAAAGGCTTACTCCTTCGAAGAAGCTGCTAACGTTCTGAAAGAAGTATCCAGCGTTAAGTTCAAAGAATCTGTTGAGATTTCTGTGAACCTGGGTGTGGATCCTCGTAAATCTGATCAGGTTGTCCGTGGCTCTACCGTTCTGCCTGCAGGTACTGGCAAAGACGTTCGTGTTGCTGTATTCACACAGGGTGCTAACGCTGAAGCAGCTAAAGAAGCTGGTGCTGAGATCGTTGGTATGGACGATCTGGCTGCTCAGGTTAAAGCGGGCGAAATGAATTTTGACGTAGTTATCGCTTCTCCGGATGCGATGCGCGTTGTAGGTCAGCTTGGCCAGATTCTGGGGCCACGCGGCCTGATGCCCAACCCAAAAGTGGGTACCGTTACTCCAAATGTTGCTGAAGCGGTTAAAAACGCCAAAGCCGGTCAGGTTCGTTTCCGTACTGACAAGAACGGTATTATCCACGCAGGCATCGGTAAGATCGATTTTGAAGCGGGCTCCCTGCAAGAGAACGCTGAAGCACTGCTGGCTGAATTGAAGAAGCTGAAGCCTTCTTCCAGCAAGGGTGTTTACATGAAGAAGGTCACTCTGTCCTCTACCATGGGTCCGGGTCTGACTATCGACATGAGCTCCCTGAATATCTAA
- the rplK gene encoding 50S ribosomal protein L11 gives MAKKVEAYIKLQVPAGKANPSPPVGPALGQHGVNIMEFCKAFNAKTQEMDAGMPIPVIITVYGDRSFTFETKTPPASVLLKKVLKLKKGSGRPNTEKVGAATREQLLEVAKIKEPDLTAADEDAAVRTIAGSARSMGVNVEGVE, from the coding sequence ATGGCTAAAAAAGTCGAAGCTTACATCAAACTGCAGGTTCCTGCAGGTAAAGCTAATCCTTCACCACCTGTTGGTCCTGCTCTGGGTCAACACGGCGTGAACATCATGGAGTTTTGTAAGGCGTTCAACGCAAAGACTCAAGAGATGGATGCTGGTATGCCGATTCCGGTAATAATTACCGTATACGGCGATCGTAGCTTCACCTTTGAGACCAAGACTCCGCCTGCATCTGTACTGCTGAAGAAAGTTCTGAAGTTGAAGAAAGGCTCCGGTCGCCCTAACACTGAAAAAGTGGGTGCTGCTACTCGTGAGCAGCTGCTGGAAGTGGCCAAGATTAAAGAGCCTGATCTGACTGCAGCAGACGAAGATGCGGCAGTCCGTACCATTGCTGGTTCTGCTCGTTCCATGGGTGTCAACGTGGAGGGTGTGGAATAA
- the nusG gene encoding transcription termination/antitermination protein NusG, which yields MAKRWYVVHAYSGYEKQVMRSLIERVKLHGMEDLFGEILVPTEEVVEIRNGQKRKSERKFFPGYVLVQMEMNEDSWHLIKDTPRVMGFIGGTADKPAPITEKEADAILQRVQEGVEKPRPKTLFEPGEMVRVIDGPFADFNGVVEEVNYEKSRLHVAVMIFGRSTPVELEFVQVEKV from the coding sequence ATGGCGAAACGTTGGTATGTGGTTCATGCCTACTCCGGCTACGAAAAGCAGGTGATGCGTTCGCTGATTGAGCGCGTAAAGCTTCACGGTATGGAGGATCTCTTTGGTGAGATTCTGGTGCCTACCGAAGAAGTGGTTGAAATCAGAAACGGTCAGAAGCGCAAAAGTGAGCGTAAATTCTTCCCTGGATATGTATTAGTCCAGATGGAAATGAACGAAGATAGCTGGCATCTTATTAAAGATACTCCTCGAGTCATGGGTTTTATTGGTGGTACGGCGGACAAGCCTGCGCCTATCACCGAAAAAGAAGCGGATGCCATACTGCAGCGTGTTCAGGAAGGTGTTGAGAAGCCACGTCCCAAGACGTTGTTCGAACCTGGTGAGATGGTTAGAGTTATTGATGGGCCGTTTGCAGACTTCAATGGTGTGGTGGAAGAAGTCAACTATGAGAAGAGTCGTTTGCATGTTGCAGTAATGATCTTCGGTCGCTCTACACCGGTTGAGCTGGAGTTTGTCCAGGTTGAAAAAGTTTGA
- the secE gene encoding preprotein translocase subunit SecE, with product MSGKPEVASKGRLDGLMWALVAVLLAAGVGGNVYFGEYSVLYRALALVVLAVVAGFVALQTVKGDAFWTLVKEAKVEIRKVVWPTRQETVQTTLIVVAVVVIMGLILWALDSLLGWIISSLIG from the coding sequence ATGAGTGGAAAACCTGAAGTAGCATCTAAAGGACGACTGGATGGCCTCATGTGGGCTCTAGTGGCAGTTCTGCTGGCTGCTGGTGTTGGTGGGAATGTTTACTTTGGTGAGTATTCTGTTCTCTACAGAGCGCTGGCTTTGGTGGTTCTGGCTGTAGTGGCCGGGTTTGTTGCGCTTCAGACTGTAAAAGGTGATGCTTTTTGGACGCTGGTCAAAGAAGCTAAGGTTGAGATTCGCAAAGTAGTCTGGCCAACTCGTCAGGAAACTGTTCAGACCACGCTGATCGTTGTAGCTGTGGTTGTTATTATGGGGCTCATTTTGTGGGCGCTTGATTCTCTGCTAGGCTGGATCATCAGCAGCCTGATTGGATAG